The following coding sequences are from one Candidatus Caldatribacterium sp. window:
- a CDS encoding transposase translates to MAFLRHPKPIRRYLYTTNQLERLTKGVKRRTKVVEVFCGEEAVEKLLYLVLSHLNEAWGARKLRGFAEIETGSYNAGRTQ, encoded by the coding sequence TTGGCGTTTCTCCGTCACCCCAAGCCTATCCGACGGTATCTGTACACCACGAACCAACTGGAACGGTTGACTAAGGGGGTGAAACGACGGACGAAGGTGGTGGAGGTGTTCTGTGGAGAAGAAGCGGTGGAGAAGCTTTTGTACTTAGTTTTGAGTCACTTAAACGAGGCCTGGGGAGCGCGAAAGCTCAGGGGATTTGCGGAAATCGAGACGGGGAGCTACAATGCTGGCCGGACACAATAA